In a single window of the Caldilineales bacterium genome:
- a CDS encoding amidohydrolase family protein, whose translation MIDFHIHISHPSHLRPWVKDWYHQNFEKDFAGPLQASGLDVDAYVDSVLTPAGIRALLQATGIDWAVALADPTPITTGMTTNDYMGEFCRQANALPDPAHGPAGRLLPCASINPYLENDLGEELERLVQAYGVRVIKVYPVYQHHYPNDARLYPLYARAEALGLPMLVHTGSSVFKGARIKYGDPLLLDDVAIDFPRLTILMAHCGRPFWYEQAFWMARRHDNVYMELSGLPAKNLLTTFPRLEMLAHKVIYGSDWPGNPDLGRNIATIQALPISDASKQAILHDNAARLLGLMT comes from the coding sequence ATGATCGACTTCCACATCCATATCAGCCATCCCAGCCACCTGCGGCCCTGGGTGAAGGACTGGTACCACCAGAACTTCGAGAAGGACTTTGCCGGGCCATTGCAGGCCAGCGGGCTGGATGTAGATGCCTACGTCGACAGCGTCCTGACGCCGGCAGGCATCCGGGCGCTTTTGCAGGCGACCGGCATCGATTGGGCCGTGGCCCTGGCCGATCCCACCCCCATCACCACCGGCATGACCACCAACGACTACATGGGCGAGTTCTGCCGGCAGGCCAACGCCCTGCCCGACCCCGCACATGGCCCGGCCGGGCGGCTGCTGCCCTGCGCCAGCATCAATCCCTACCTGGAGAACGACCTGGGCGAGGAGTTGGAGCGGCTGGTGCAAGCCTACGGCGTGCGCGTGATCAAGGTCTACCCCGTCTACCAACACCACTACCCCAACGACGCCCGCCTCTACCCCCTCTATGCCAGAGCCGAGGCACTGGGCCTGCCCATGCTGGTGCACACCGGCTCCTCCGTCTTCAAAGGCGCCCGCATCAAATACGGCGACCCCCTGCTGCTGGACGATGTGGCCATCGACTTCCCCCGCCTCACCATCCTCATGGCCCATTGCGGGCGACCTTTCTGGTACGAGCAGGCCTTTTGGATGGCGCGCCGCCACGACAACGTCTACATGGAACTCTCTGGCCTGCCCGCCAAAAACCTGCTGACCACCTTCCCCCGGCTGGAGATGCTGGCCCACAAAGTCATCTACGGCTCCGACTGGCCCGGCAACCCCGACCTGGGACGCAACATCGCCACCATCCAGGCCCTGCCCATCTCCGACGCCAGCAAACAAGCCATTCTCCACGACAACGCCGCCCGCCTTTTAGGTCTCATGACCTGA
- a CDS encoding zinc-binding dehydrogenase produces the protein MKAAIFYAPHQPLQIEELPAPAPGPGEVLVKVAACGLCHTDLSYIDHGVPTFKQPPLVLGHEVSGLIAAAGAGAAWREGDRVLVPAVYGCGQCAMCRTGRENICERMVMFGNNVDGGYAEYMLAPAKDVVALPAEIPLIEGAIIADAVTTPYHAVVNRGQVRPGDSVVVFGCGGVGINIVQIAAALGAQVVAVDIADEKLAIARQLGAQAVVNAKTVARVDKEVRALTGGGAAIGFEAIGNPITQEQTFASVRNGGRFVMVGYSPKPMTLNSGRVMYREMELIGSLGCRAVDYPRVLALASSGKIKIKELVTARFPLDQINQALDHVRGGEGIRSVVMP, from the coding sequence ATGAAAGCCGCGATTTTCTACGCACCCCACCAACCGCTACAGATCGAGGAGCTGCCTGCGCCGGCGCCGGGGCCGGGGGAGGTGCTGGTCAAGGTGGCGGCCTGCGGGCTGTGCCACACCGACCTCTCCTACATCGACCACGGCGTGCCCACCTTCAAGCAGCCGCCGCTGGTGCTGGGCCACGAGGTCTCCGGGCTGATCGCGGCTGCCGGCGCGGGCGCGGCCTGGCGCGAGGGCGACCGCGTCCTGGTTCCTGCCGTCTACGGCTGCGGCCAGTGCGCGATGTGCCGCACCGGGCGAGAGAACATCTGCGAGCGCATGGTCATGTTCGGCAACAATGTCGATGGCGGCTACGCCGAATACATGCTGGCCCCGGCCAAAGATGTCGTCGCCCTGCCCGCCGAGATCCCCCTGATCGAGGGCGCCATCATCGCCGACGCCGTCACCACCCCCTACCATGCCGTCGTCAACCGCGGCCAGGTCAGGCCGGGGGATAGCGTCGTCGTCTTCGGCTGCGGCGGCGTCGGCATCAACATCGTCCAGATCGCCGCCGCCCTGGGCGCGCAGGTAGTGGCGGTGGACATCGCCGACGAGAAACTGGCCATCGCCCGGCAACTGGGCGCGCAGGCCGTGGTCAACGCCAAAACCGTCGCGCGGGTGGACAAAGAGGTGCGCGCCCTCACCGGCGGCGGCGCCGCCATCGGCTTCGAGGCCATCGGCAACCCGATCACGCAGGAGCAGACCTTTGCCTCTGTGCGCAACGGCGGCCGCTTCGTCATGGTCGGCTACTCACCCAAGCCCATGACCCTCAACTCCGGGCGGGTGATGTACCGGGAGATGGAGTTGATCGGCTCGTTGGGCTGCCGGGCGGTGGATTATCCCCGCGTCCTGGCCCTGGCCAGCAGCGGCAAGATCAAGATCAAAGAACTGGTCACCGCCCGCTTCCCCCTCGATCAGATCAACCAGGCCCTCGACCACGTGCGCGGGGGCGAGGGCATCCGCTCGGTGGTCATGCCATGA
- a CDS encoding 2-hydroxyglutaryl-CoA dehydratase, with the protein MSYSAGVDVGSTQTKAIVINEARQIVGRALIDTGANVIQAAENAYTRALEDGGIREEEVEYVIGTGYGRYKVTFGNTQVTEISCHARGAAHMFPATRTVLDMGGQDTKAIRVGGNGEIIDFCMNDKCAAGTGRFLGAAASALEIPLPNLGPTAMKAERPVRISTTCTVFAESEVLSWLGKGKKIEDILMGVHQSIAKRSIGLMRRVGVEDQVTFTGGVAKNIGMIYALEDNLGIKLNVSDDSHFMGALGAALFAMDAIVSSRAPLPDTEA; encoded by the coding sequence ATGAGCTATTCAGCCGGCGTGGATGTTGGATCGACCCAAACCAAGGCCATTGTGATCAATGAAGCCCGGCAGATCGTCGGCCGGGCGCTGATCGACACCGGCGCCAATGTCATCCAGGCGGCGGAGAACGCCTATACGCGGGCGCTGGAAGACGGCGGCATCCGCGAAGAAGAAGTCGAGTACGTGATCGGCACCGGCTATGGCCGCTACAAAGTCACCTTTGGCAACACACAGGTGACGGAGATCAGTTGCCATGCCCGCGGGGCCGCGCACATGTTCCCCGCCACCCGCACCGTGCTCGACATGGGCGGGCAGGATACGAAGGCCATCCGCGTGGGGGGCAACGGCGAGATCATCGACTTCTGCATGAACGACAAATGCGCGGCCGGCACCGGTCGCTTCCTGGGCGCGGCGGCCTCGGCCCTGGAAATCCCCCTGCCCAACCTGGGGCCGACGGCGATGAAGGCCGAGCGCCCCGTCCGCATCAGCACCACCTGCACCGTCTTCGCCGAATCGGAGGTGCTTTCCTGGCTGGGCAAGGGCAAGAAGATCGAGGACATCCTCATGGGGGTGCACCAATCGATCGCCAAGCGTTCGATCGGGCTGATGCGCCGGGTGGGGGTCGAGGATCAAGTCACCTTCACCGGCGGGGTGGCCAAGAACATCGGCATGATCTACGCCCTGGAAGACAACCTGGGCATCAAATTAAACGTCAGCGACGATTCGCACTTCATGGGCGCGCTAGGCGCGGCCCTCTTTGCCATGGATGCAATCGTCAGCAGCCGCGCCCCTCTGCCCGACACGGAGGCTTGA
- the oah gene encoding 6-oxocyclohex-1-ene-1-carbonyl-CoA hydratase, with amino-acid sequence MSLDWLPRTHTLVDHDLGGDDYFRAEPPSVIYEKKAIRDPQGNPVEGLYSAWVWLNNPAQYNSYTTDMVKGVIAGMKRASMDRSVVAIVFTGVGDKAFCTGGNTKEYAEYYSRRPSEYALYMDLFNAMVDGILNTKKPVICRVNGMRVAGGQEIGGACDIAIASDLAVFGQAGPRHGSAPVGGSTDFLPWYLTIEDAMWNCISCELWSAYKMHRKGYVSKVTPVLRQDGAWLRNPSVITEDYVRDGAIVYGEMKRGAELAAAREVQKAAVIDLSLLDQAVDEVLWTFTNLFPHCLQMSIDGIRAKKKFFWDAAKDYYRHWLAANMNNEAFLGFTAFNNRKLTGKDTIDFIHYRQLLAQGVEAGDELFAQVLPAPNA; translated from the coding sequence ATGTCTCTTGATTGGCTGCCCCGCACGCATACGCTTGTCGACCATGACCTCGGCGGCGATGACTATTTCCGGGCCGAACCGCCCAGCGTGATCTACGAAAAGAAGGCGATCCGCGACCCGCAGGGCAACCCGGTCGAAGGGCTGTACTCGGCCTGGGTGTGGCTGAACAACCCCGCCCAGTACAACTCCTACACCACCGACATGGTCAAAGGCGTGATCGCGGGCATGAAGCGGGCGTCGATGGACCGCAGCGTGGTGGCCATCGTCTTCACCGGCGTCGGCGACAAGGCCTTCTGCACCGGCGGCAACACCAAAGAGTACGCCGAATACTACAGCCGCCGCCCCAGCGAATATGCCCTCTACATGGACCTGTTCAATGCCATGGTCGACGGCATCCTCAACACCAAGAAGCCGGTGATCTGCCGGGTGAACGGGATGCGCGTGGCCGGGGGCCAGGAGATCGGGGGGGCCTGCGACATCGCCATCGCCTCGGATCTGGCCGTGTTCGGGCAGGCAGGCCCGCGGCACGGCTCCGCCCCGGTCGGCGGCTCCACCGACTTCCTGCCCTGGTATCTGACCATCGAAGACGCCATGTGGAATTGCATCTCCTGCGAGCTGTGGAGCGCCTACAAGATGCACCGCAAGGGCTATGTCAGCAAGGTGACGCCGGTGCTGCGCCAGGATGGCGCCTGGCTGCGCAACCCCAGCGTCATCACCGAGGACTATGTGCGGGATGGGGCCATCGTCTACGGCGAGATGAAGCGCGGGGCCGAGTTGGCCGCGGCCCGCGAGGTGCAGAAAGCCGCGGTCATCGACCTCAGCCTGCTGGATCAGGCGGTGGACGAGGTGCTGTGGACCTTCACCAATCTCTTCCCCCACTGCCTGCAGATGTCGATCGACGGCATCCGGGCCAAGAAGAAGTTCTTCTGGGACGCGGCCAAGGACTACTACCGCCACTGGCTGGCCGCCAACATGAACAACGAGGCCTTCCTCGGCTTCACCGCCTTCAACAACCGCAAGCTCACCGGCAAGGACACGATCGATTTCATCCACTACCGCCAACTCCTGGCCCAGGGCGTCGAGGCCGGCGACGAGTTGTTTGCCCAAGTCCTGCCGGCGCCAAATGCGTAG
- a CDS encoding enoyl-CoA hydratase/isomerase family protein has product MSYSFLSTAIADGVAWLTLNRPPVNVLHLPMLREMEAALAALAQDEAVRVLLLQAEGKLFSAGVDVADHTADKVGEMIPLFDRVCQALAEFPIPTVAAVQGHALGGGCELVLCCDLAVLAEHAKIGQPEIQLAALAPIAALRLPYLVGYRAAADLMFSGRSLTAPEALHLGLVNAVLPAAGVREWAQEKAAAIAGLSRAATLLLKKALLLGYGDWAGRLPAVEQSYLQDLMATADAHEGLQAFLEKRPPVWRHR; this is encoded by the coding sequence ATGTCCTATTCCTTCCTCTCGACCGCAATCGCCGATGGCGTGGCCTGGCTGACGCTGAACCGGCCGCCGGTCAATGTCCTGCACTTGCCGATGCTGCGCGAGATGGAGGCGGCGCTGGCGGCGCTGGCCCAGGATGAGGCCGTGCGCGTCCTCCTCTTGCAGGCCGAAGGCAAGCTCTTTTCGGCCGGGGTGGATGTGGCCGACCACACCGCCGATAAGGTGGGCGAGATGATCCCCCTCTTCGACCGCGTCTGCCAGGCCCTGGCCGAGTTCCCCATCCCCACGGTGGCGGCCGTACAGGGTCACGCTCTGGGCGGCGGCTGCGAGCTGGTGTTGTGCTGCGACCTGGCTGTGCTGGCCGAACACGCCAAGATCGGCCAGCCGGAGATCCAACTGGCTGCGTTGGCGCCCATTGCCGCCCTGCGCCTGCCCTATCTCGTCGGCTACCGCGCCGCCGCCGACCTCATGTTCAGCGGTCGCAGCCTCACGGCGCCAGAGGCGCTGCACCTGGGGCTGGTCAATGCCGTGCTGCCGGCGGCAGGGGTGCGCGAGTGGGCGCAGGAGAAGGCCGCGGCCATCGCCGGCCTCAGCCGGGCCGCCACCCTGCTGCTCAAAAAAGCCCTGCTGCTCGGCTACGGCGACTGGGCCGGCCGCCTGCCCGCGGTCGAGCAGTCGTATCTGCAAGACCTGATGGCCACCGCCGATGCCCACGAGGGCCTGCAAGCCTTTCTGGAAAAACGCCCGCCCGTCTGGCGCCACCGCTGA
- a CDS encoding 2-hydroxyacyl-CoA dehydratase family protein, with protein sequence MTTDQRSELVGRGNREGADLFRSWFEELSATAEQGGQSAYVFVMGSIAEVLRVFDLPTVFPEINSLQTAVRRVAHEFLNEAEDYGYSPDICGYVKADVAVQLRKGAHPMGQIPKPTLAVYTNACNTYIKWAEIWERMYKIPIFTLDVPGTRQAGGQTWRGDPDFENDRKYVAAQLKELIALCEQVTGIPFDIDRLREVLGHANVMSRGWARVLELNRSRPSLFNALTDGTVYLGVANGFRGRAEGAAFFDRLVEEMEYKAEQGIGTLTNEKYRLLFVGVPCYPIFRRFNEMFTQWGGTFINSTYLWFASGGTNRGFQYDLANPLDSLAEGILINVRDAMDSMFYQDQVLAGMVEEFEADGIIYHPIKSCRTVSTGLADNRRAVMAARDIPTLFIESDMMDRRVVSEAQLKNRIDAYFEGLAARRAA encoded by the coding sequence ATGACTACAGATCAACGCAGCGAACTTGTTGGCCGGGGGAACCGGGAGGGGGCGGATCTGTTTCGCTCCTGGTTCGAGGAGTTGAGCGCGACGGCGGAGCAAGGCGGCCAATCTGCCTACGTGTTCGTGATGGGCAGTATCGCCGAGGTGCTGCGCGTGTTCGACCTGCCCACAGTCTTCCCGGAGATCAACTCCCTGCAAACGGCGGTGCGCCGCGTGGCGCACGAATTCCTGAACGAGGCCGAGGATTACGGCTATTCGCCCGACATCTGCGGCTATGTCAAGGCGGATGTGGCCGTCCAGTTGCGCAAAGGCGCGCACCCCATGGGCCAGATCCCCAAGCCCACGCTGGCGGTGTACACCAATGCCTGCAACACCTACATCAAGTGGGCGGAGATCTGGGAGCGGATGTACAAGATCCCGATCTTCACCCTCGATGTGCCGGGCACGCGGCAGGCGGGCGGGCAGACCTGGCGCGGCGACCCGGATTTCGAGAACGACCGCAAGTATGTGGCGGCGCAGTTGAAGGAACTCATCGCCCTGTGTGAGCAGGTGACGGGCATCCCCTTCGACATCGACCGCCTGCGCGAGGTGCTGGGCCATGCCAATGTCATGAGCCGGGGCTGGGCGCGGGTGCTGGAACTGAACCGCAGCCGGCCCTCCCTGTTCAACGCCCTCACCGATGGCACCGTCTACCTGGGCGTGGCCAACGGCTTCCGCGGGCGGGCCGAAGGCGCGGCCTTCTTCGACCGGCTGGTGGAGGAGATGGAGTACAAGGCCGAGCAGGGCATCGGCACCCTCACCAACGAGAAATACCGGCTGCTTTTCGTCGGCGTGCCCTGCTACCCCATTTTCCGCCGCTTCAACGAGATGTTCACGCAGTGGGGCGGCACCTTCATCAATTCCACCTATCTCTGGTTCGCTTCTGGCGGCACCAACCGCGGCTTCCAGTACGACCTCGCCAACCCGCTCGACAGCCTGGCCGAGGGCATCCTGATCAACGTGCGCGATGCCATGGATAGCATGTTCTACCAGGATCAGGTGCTGGCCGGGATGGTGGAGGAGTTCGAAGCCGACGGCATCATCTACCACCCGATCAAGAGCTGCCGCACCGTCTCGACCGGGCTGGCCGACAACCGCCGGGCGGTGATGGCGGCCCGCGACATCCCCACCTTGTTCATCGAGTCGGACATGATGGACCGGCGGGTGGTGTCGGAAGCGCAGCTCAAGAATCGTATCGACGCCTATTTCGAGGGGCTGGCCGCGCGCCGCGCCGCCTGA
- a CDS encoding MaoC family dehydratase N-terminal domain-containing protein gives MPARGLTFGQFNLGDRFLSPSRTVTEADVVAFAGLSGDFNPLHTDAEFGRQTPFGERIAHGMLIAAMSTGMANWTGIFEGTTLALMEQILRYKGAVRFGDTVHLELEVLEKKPTSKPDRGVVRFAARILNHRQEMVIDGEWTLLMSN, from the coding sequence ATGCCCGCACGCGGCCTGACTTTCGGCCAATTCAATCTCGGCGACCGCTTCCTTTCCCCAAGCCGCACGGTGACGGAAGCAGATGTCGTGGCCTTCGCCGGGCTTTCCGGCGATTTCAACCCCCTGCACACCGACGCCGAGTTCGGCCGCCAGACGCCCTTTGGCGAGCGCATCGCCCACGGCATGTTGATCGCGGCCATGTCCACCGGCATGGCCAACTGGACCGGCATCTTCGAGGGCACCACCCTGGCCCTGATGGAGCAGATCCTGCGCTACAAAGGCGCGGTGCGCTTCGGCGACACCGTGCACCTGGAATTAGAAGTGCTGGAGAAGAAACCCACCTCCAAGCCCGACCGCGGCGTCGTCCGCTTCGCCGCCCGCATCCTCAACCACCGCCAGGAGATGGTCATCGATGGTGAGTGGACGCTTTTGATGAGTAATTAG
- the fabG gene encoding 3-oxoacyl-ACP reductase FabG, whose translation MLLENKVALITGGANGIGRATARYFAREGARVVIADLDGASLEAVCQEIIAAGGLAATAVGNVTVREDVQRMVDTALGRFGRLDILINNAGITRDALTTRVKDGQVKFMSEEQWDAVLDVNLKGAWMCSQMAAPPMMAQGGGRIVNTASVSALGNIGQANYAASKAGVIGLTRTLAKEWARFNIAVNCIAPGGVKTQMTAAIPEPLMEKLLHEIPFGRLAEPEEIASVHAFLCSGMASYITGQTIFVDGGQKV comes from the coding sequence ATGCTACTCGAAAACAAGGTTGCTTTGATTACCGGCGGGGCGAACGGGATTGGCCGGGCCACCGCCCGCTATTTCGCCCGCGAGGGGGCGCGGGTCGTGATCGCCGACCTGGATGGGGCCAGCCTGGAGGCCGTCTGCCAGGAGATCATCGCCGCCGGCGGCCTGGCCGCCACGGCCGTGGGCAATGTGACCGTGCGCGAGGATGTGCAGCGCATGGTCGATACCGCCCTGGGGCGCTTTGGCCGCCTGGACATCCTGATCAACAACGCCGGCATCACCCGCGACGCCCTCACCACCCGCGTCAAGGATGGCCAGGTCAAGTTCATGAGCGAGGAGCAGTGGGACGCGGTGCTCGATGTCAACCTCAAAGGCGCCTGGATGTGCTCGCAGATGGCGGCGCCGCCGATGATGGCGCAGGGCGGGGGCCGCATCGTCAACACCGCCTCGGTCTCGGCCCTGGGCAACATCGGCCAGGCCAACTACGCCGCCTCCAAGGCCGGCGTGATCGGGCTGACGCGGACGCTGGCCAAAGAGTGGGCGCGCTTCAACATCGCCGTCAACTGCATCGCCCCCGGCGGCGTCAAGACGCAGATGACCGCCGCCATCCCCGAACCGCTGATGGAAAAGCTGCTGCACGAAATCCCCTTCGGCCGCCTGGCCGAGCCAGAAGAGATCGCCTCCGTCCACGCCTTCCTCTGCTCCGGCATGGCCTCCTACATCACCGGCCAGACCATCTTCGTGGATGGAGGGCAGAAGGTTTAG
- a CDS encoding thiolase family protein has product MLHTHIPYGGYWCTPFVKWQGAFANLHPLKFAAETARRALAERGLAPQVFSGLFLGATVPSRGAFYAAPWLAGMIGAGEITGPTMSQACATSARVLASAAFEIESGGAGPLLCLTADRTSNGPHLLYPNPLAPGARGEAEDWVWDNFNCDPFAGLSMIETAENVARAAGISTAEQHEVALLRYQQYEQALADDAAFHRRYMVTPIEINPSGRKVTATVQDDEGVFPTTAAGLARLKPVLAEGTVTYGGQTYPADGNAGLILASREQAAELSREPGIEIRIIAFAEGRAQKGFMPAANVPAIRRVLDRAGITLADVKAIKTHNPFAVNDCYLTRELGIPAAAMNNYGCSLIWGHPQAPTGMRLLIELIEELALLGGGYGLFSGCAAGDTAAAVVIRVDG; this is encoded by the coding sequence ATGCTCCACACCCACATCCCCTACGGCGGTTATTGGTGCACTCCCTTTGTCAAATGGCAGGGGGCGTTCGCCAATCTGCACCCGCTCAAGTTTGCGGCCGAGACGGCGCGGCGGGCGCTGGCAGAGCGCGGCCTGGCGCCGCAGGTCTTCAGCGGCCTCTTTCTGGGCGCGACGGTGCCCAGCCGGGGCGCGTTCTACGCCGCGCCGTGGCTGGCCGGGATGATCGGGGCCGGGGAGATCACCGGGCCAACCATGAGCCAGGCCTGCGCCACCTCTGCCCGCGTGCTGGCCAGCGCCGCCTTCGAGATCGAAAGCGGCGGCGCCGGCCCCCTCCTCTGCCTGACCGCCGACCGCACCTCCAACGGCCCGCACCTCCTCTACCCCAACCCCCTGGCCCCCGGCGCCCGCGGCGAGGCCGAAGATTGGGTGTGGGACAACTTCAACTGCGACCCTTTCGCCGGGCTGAGCATGATTGAGACGGCCGAGAACGTGGCCCGGGCCGCCGGCATCTCCACCGCCGAGCAACACGAGGTGGCCCTGCTGCGCTACCAGCAGTACGAGCAGGCCCTGGCCGACGACGCCGCCTTCCACCGCCGCTACATGGTCACGCCGATCGAGATCAACCCCAGCGGGCGCAAGGTCACGGCCACGGTGCAGGATGACGAGGGCGTCTTCCCCACCACCGCCGCGGGGCTGGCCCGCCTGAAACCAGTGCTGGCCGAGGGAACCGTCACCTACGGCGGCCAGACCTACCCCGCCGATGGCAACGCCGGCCTGATCCTGGCCAGCCGCGAGCAGGCAGCCGAACTGAGCCGGGAGCCGGGGATCGAAATCCGCATCATCGCCTTTGCCGAGGGCCGGGCGCAGAAGGGCTTCATGCCCGCGGCCAATGTCCCCGCCATCCGCCGCGTGCTCGACCGCGCCGGCATCACCCTGGCCGATGTGAAGGCGATCAAGACCCACAACCCCTTTGCCGTCAACGATTGCTACCTCACCCGCGAGCTGGGCATCCCCGCCGCAGCCATGAACAACTACGGCTGCTCGCTGATCTGGGGCCACCCGCAAGCGCCCACGGGCATGCGCCTGCTGATCGAACTGATCGAAGAGCTGGCCCTGCTGGGCGGCGGCTACGGCCTTTTCAGTGGCTGCGCCGCCGGCGACACCGCCGCAGCAGTCGTGATTCGGGTGGACGGATAG